The following coding sequences lie in one Pseudoxanthomonas sp. SE1 genomic window:
- a CDS encoding type II secretion system F family protein has protein sequence MAVTRSAAKKAASAPVRENPLNLFVWEGTDKRGVKMKGEQQSKNANFLRAELRKQGITPNVVKVKGKPLFGSAGKPVTPKDIAFFSRQMATMMKSGVPIVSSLEIIESGQKNIRMKKMVEQIRFDIEGGSSLHEAISKHPVQFDELYRNLVRAGESAGVLETVLETIANYKENIEALKGKIKKALFYPAAVIAVAILVTSVILMFVIPEFEKTFSSFGTELPAFTQMIMAASRIMVSWWWAMLLVVAGSIFGTLFLFKRSPAFQHAVDKLILKVPVIGQIMHNSAVARFARTTAVTFKAGVPLVEALDTVAGATGNTVYEKAVHRMRDDVSVGYPLNMAMKQTQLFPHMVVQMTAIGEEAGALDTMLFKVAEYFEQEVNNAVDALSSLIEPFIMVIIGVLVGGLVVGMYLPIFKIAATVVG, from the coding sequence ATGGCCGTGACCCGTTCCGCCGCCAAGAAAGCCGCCTCCGCGCCCGTCCGCGAGAACCCGCTGAACCTGTTCGTCTGGGAGGGCACCGACAAGCGCGGCGTCAAGATGAAGGGCGAGCAGCAGTCAAAGAACGCCAACTTCCTGCGCGCCGAGCTGCGCAAGCAGGGCATCACGCCCAACGTGGTCAAGGTGAAGGGGAAGCCGCTGTTCGGCTCCGCCGGCAAGCCGGTAACGCCGAAGGACATCGCCTTCTTCAGCCGCCAGATGGCGACGATGATGAAATCCGGCGTGCCGATCGTGTCGTCGCTGGAGATCATCGAAAGCGGGCAGAAAAACATCCGCATGAAGAAGATGGTCGAGCAGATCCGTTTCGACATCGAAGGCGGCTCCTCGCTGCACGAAGCGATCAGCAAGCATCCCGTTCAGTTCGACGAGCTGTACCGCAACCTGGTACGGGCAGGCGAGTCGGCCGGTGTGCTGGAGACGGTGCTGGAGACCATCGCCAACTACAAGGAAAACATCGAAGCCCTCAAGGGCAAGATCAAGAAGGCGCTGTTCTACCCCGCGGCGGTGATCGCGGTCGCCATTCTGGTCACCTCTGTGATCCTGATGTTCGTGATCCCGGAATTCGAGAAGACCTTCTCCAGCTTCGGCACCGAACTGCCCGCGTTCACCCAGATGATCATGGCTGCCTCACGCATCATGGTCAGTTGGTGGTGGGCAATGTTGCTCGTTGTAGCTGGCAGCATTTTCGGGACGCTGTTCCTCTTCAAGCGGTCTCCCGCTTTCCAGCATGCGGTGGACAAGTTGATCCTGAAGGTGCCGGTGATCGGCCAGATCATGCATAACTCGGCCGTCGCCCGCTTCGCCCGCACCACCGCCGTGACCTTCAAGGCCGGCGTGCCGCTGGTCGAAGCCCTGGACACCGTGGCCGGCGCCACCGGCAACACCGTGTACGAAAAGGCCGTACACCGCATGCGCGATGACGTGTCGGTGGGCTACCCGCTGAACATGGCGATGAAGCAGACCCAGCTGTTCCCGCACATGGTGGTGCAGATGACCGCCATCGGCGAGGAAGCCGGTGCACTGGACACCATGCTGTTCAAGGTGGCCGAGTACTTCGAGCAGGAGGTCAACAACGCGGTGGATGCGCTGTCCAGCCTGATCGAGCCCTTCATCATGGTCATCATCGGCGTGCTGGTCGGTGGCCTCGTTGTTGGCATGTACCTGCCCATCTTCAAGATCGCGGCGACGGTGGTCGGCTGA
- a CDS encoding A24 family peptidase — MAFLDQHPELGYPVVAGLGLLVGSFLNVVILRLPRRLEWEWKRDAREVLEEPEIYDPPPPGIVVERSHCPHCKTALSWYENIPLFSWLALRGNCRHCKAPISPQYPLVELLTALLAVASVWRFGFGWQGFGAALLSCYLVALSGIDLRTRLLPDQLTLPLMWLGLIGSLDNLYMPAKPALLGAIAGYVSLWLVWWLFKQITGKEGMGRGDFKLLAALGAWVGLNGVLPIILISSLVGAVVGSAWLAVRGRDRATPIPFGPYLAIAGWIVFFWGQQIVDTYLRFAGLK; from the coding sequence ATGGCGTTTCTGGATCAACACCCCGAACTGGGGTACCCGGTGGTGGCAGGCCTGGGCCTGCTGGTGGGCAGCTTTCTCAATGTGGTCATCCTGCGACTGCCGCGGCGGCTGGAGTGGGAGTGGAAGCGTGACGCCCGCGAGGTGCTGGAAGAGCCGGAGATCTACGATCCGCCGCCTCCCGGCATCGTGGTGGAACGCTCGCACTGCCCGCACTGCAAAACGGCGCTGTCCTGGTACGAGAACATCCCGCTGTTCAGCTGGCTGGCCCTGCGCGGCAATTGCCGCCACTGCAAGGCCCCGATCTCGCCGCAGTACCCGCTCGTCGAGCTGCTGACCGCGTTGCTGGCGGTCGCCTCGGTATGGCGGTTCGGCTTTGGCTGGCAGGGCTTTGGCGCGGCGCTGCTGAGCTGCTACCTGGTGGCGCTGAGCGGCATCGACCTGCGCACGCGGTTGCTGCCCGACCAGCTGACGCTGCCGTTGATGTGGCTGGGCCTGATCGGCAGCCTCGACAACCTCTACATGCCCGCCAAGCCGGCACTGCTGGGCGCCATCGCCGGCTATGTGTCGCTGTGGCTGGTGTGGTGGCTGTTCAAACAGATCACCGGCAAGGAAGGCATGGGCCGGGGCGACTTCAAGCTCCTTGCGGCCCTCGGCGCCTGGGTGGGATTGAATGGCGTGCTGCCCATCATTCTGATCTCCTCGCTCGTGGGTGCCGTGGTCGGTTCGGCCTGGCTGGCGGTGCGGGGCCGCGACCGCGCCACGCCGATCCCGTTCGGCCCCTATCTGGCCATCGCGGGCTGGATCGTGTTCTTCTGGGGCCAGCAGATCGTGGACACCTACCTGCGTTTCGCCGGCCTGAAGTAG
- the coaE gene encoding dephospho-CoA kinase (Dephospho-CoA kinase (CoaE) performs the final step in coenzyme A biosynthesis.), translating into MSDYFIGLTGGIASGKSALERAFAARGIAVADADLLAREVVRPGEPALAAVAERFGRDVLMADGQLDRAALRVRVFGNEEERRALEAIVHPAIRRRLEEICRQATSPYAIATIPLLTEGGGRAAYPWLHRILVVDTPTEVQKQRLMQRDGIDAVLADKMMAAQASRADRLALADDIVVNDGDITHLQRAADDLHRRYLALADAGNMHSMANNRPL; encoded by the coding sequence ATGAGCGATTACTTCATCGGCCTGACCGGCGGCATTGCCTCCGGGAAAAGTGCGCTTGAGCGAGCATTTGCCGCACGCGGCATCGCGGTGGCCGATGCCGATCTGCTGGCGCGCGAGGTGGTCCGGCCCGGCGAACCCGCGCTGGCCGCCGTGGCGGAGCGCTTCGGGCGCGATGTGCTGATGGCGGATGGCCAACTGGACCGGGCGGCGTTGCGTGTACGCGTATTCGGGAACGAGGAAGAGCGGCGCGCACTGGAAGCGATCGTGCACCCCGCCATCCGTCGGCGGCTGGAAGAGATCTGCCGGCAAGCCACGAGTCCCTACGCCATCGCGACGATCCCGCTGCTCACCGAAGGCGGTGGACGCGCGGCCTACCCGTGGCTGCACCGGATCCTGGTGGTCGACACACCCACCGAAGTGCAGAAACAGCGGCTGATGCAGCGCGACGGCATCGATGCAGTCCTGGCGGACAAGATGATGGCAGCCCAGGCCTCGCGTGCAGACCGGCTGGCGCTGGCGGACGATATCGTCGTCAACGATGGTGATATCACCCACCTGCAGCGCGCCGCCGATGACCTGCACCGACGCTATCTGGCGCTGGCGGACGCCGGAAACATGCATTCCATGGCGAACAATCGCCCCCTGTAG
- a CDS encoding transposase: MPDHGHWLVQVGDDNHLASIMNRIKSATARAYNGDAGRTGALWARAYHERLLRGENDVRAAARYLVANPVRAGWVKRVGDYPFWDAVWIADRIPKAL, from the coding sequence ATGCCGGACCACGGACATTGGTTGGTCCAGGTTGGCGACGACAATCACCTTGCGTCGATCATGAACCGGATCAAGTCCGCCACAGCGCGCGCCTACAACGGAGATGCGGGGCGTACCGGTGCGCTCTGGGCGCGGGCGTATCACGAGCGCTTGTTGCGCGGGGAGAACGACGTGAGGGCTGCGGCGCGTTACCTGGTCGCGAATCCCGTCAGGGCAGGGTGGGTGAAACGCGTGGGCGACTACCCGTTCTGGGACGCCGTGTGGATCGCGGATCGCATTCCGAAGGCGTTGTAG
- a CDS encoding Nudix family hydrolase, producing the protein MLTPLRSIHVMAAVITDARGRILLTRRTEGRDLAGRWEFPGGKQEPGESPEDALVRELREELGIEARVGDHLISVPQQYPDKRLCLEVRHLTGWEGAPRGHEGQALAWVAPDKLMRYDMPPADRPVVAALMQPDRYLVTPEPEDPPRWLASLDDALSRGIRRVQVRARSVSGDAWRSLAKEAVARCRTTGAEVLLNGDVDLARELQVGVHLRASQLAALSERPLPEGLPVAASCHAASELRQAEALGCDFAVVGSVYPTLSHPGGESLGWPGFARLREGVSLPIYAIGGMADDDIADARRHGAQGIAAIRGLWLSAA; encoded by the coding sequence ATGCTCACTCCGTTGCGCTCCATCCACGTCATGGCCGCCGTCATCACCGATGCACGCGGCCGCATCCTGCTGACCCGCCGGACGGAAGGGCGCGACCTGGCGGGGCGCTGGGAGTTTCCCGGAGGCAAGCAGGAACCCGGGGAAAGCCCCGAGGATGCCCTGGTGCGCGAACTGCGCGAGGAACTGGGCATCGAGGCCCGGGTCGGCGATCACCTCATCAGCGTGCCCCAGCAATACCCCGACAAGCGCCTGTGCCTGGAAGTGCGGCACCTGACCGGATGGGAAGGCGCGCCGCGCGGGCACGAGGGCCAGGCGCTGGCCTGGGTCGCACCGGACAAACTGATGCGCTACGACATGCCGCCGGCGGATCGCCCGGTGGTGGCGGCGCTCATGCAGCCGGACCGTTACCTGGTCACGCCGGAACCCGAGGATCCGCCTCGCTGGCTGGCCTCGCTGGATGATGCGTTGTCGCGGGGTATCCGCCGCGTGCAGGTGCGTGCGCGCAGCGTGTCGGGCGACGCCTGGCGATCGCTGGCGAAGGAAGCTGTCGCGCGCTGCCGCACGACCGGCGCCGAGGTGCTGCTGAACGGCGACGTGGACCTGGCGCGCGAACTGCAGGTCGGCGTCCATCTGCGTGCCTCGCAACTGGCGGCGCTGTCGGAGCGGCCGCTGCCGGAGGGATTACCCGTCGCGGCGTCCTGCCATGCCGCATCGGAGCTGCGGCAGGCGGAGGCGCTGGGATGCGATTTCGCGGTGGTGGGCAGCGTCTACCCGACCCTCAGCCATCCCGGCGGCGAGTCGCTGGGATGGCCGGGCTTCGCCCGTCTGCGCGAGGGTGTGTCCTTGCCGATCTACGCCATCGGCGGCATGGCGGACGACGACATCGCCGACGCGCGCCGGCATGGGGCGCAAGGCATCGCGGCCATTCGCGGGCTGTGGCTTTCGGCGGCGTAA
- the secA gene encoding preprotein translocase subunit SecA, producing the protein MINSLLTRVFGSRNERLLKQLHRTVDKINALEAELQQLTDEQLKAKTPEFQQRIAGGEALDKILPEAFAVCREASRRVLGMRHYDVQLIGGMVLHLGKIAEMRTGEGKTLVATLPTYLNALEGKGVHVVTVNDYLARRDSAWMGRLYNWLGLSVGVVYPGMPHGDKSAAYAADITYGTNNEFGFDYLRDNMAMSRADRFQRGLHYAIVDEVDSILIDEARTPLIISGPADESPELYIRVNRIVPQLIKQENEEAEGDYWVDEKGKQVHLSEAGMEHAEELLLQAGIISEEEPLYGANNLSVVHHLNAALRAHAIYQRDVDYIVRDGEVVIVDEFTGRTLTGRRWSDGLHQAVEAKEGVPVQRENQTLASVTFQNLFRMYRKLSGMTGTADTEAFEFQSIYGLEVIVIPTNRPTVRKDSPDQVFLNRQGKFKAVLADIQDCYQRGQPVLVGTTSIETSEMLSEFLTKAGVPHEVLNAKQHEREAHIVAQAGRPGAITIATNMAGRGTDIVLGGSLEAEYETLPEDASDADRAAVKAEWQKRHDEVKAAGGLHIVGTERHESRRIDNQLRGRSGRQGDPGSSRFYLSLEDNLMRIFASDWVQKAMKLIGMKEDDVIEDKLVSRQIEKAQRKVEAHNFDIRKNLLDFDDVNNDQRKVIYAQRDELLDADSVKDNIDGIRGDVVAETVARFVPLNSVDEQWDLQGLERELGEEMGVELPVSRWREDAEELDAETIERRVQEAMDKHFADKEAVIGDETMRALEKHIMLTVLDKNWKEHLARMDYLRQGIHLRGYAQKQPKQEYKKEAFELFSGMLERVKSEVVTLLSRVRIRSEEEVAALEAQERAMAEAQARQMQFQHQDAGGYSADEEAEQARQLAAAQGGYVQSGPMPAHRDAPKVGRNDPCPCGSGKKYKHCHGQLG; encoded by the coding sequence ATGATCAACAGCCTGCTTACCCGTGTCTTCGGCAGTCGCAACGAGCGCCTGCTCAAGCAACTGCACCGCACCGTCGACAAGATCAACGCCCTGGAAGCGGAGCTGCAGCAGCTCACCGACGAGCAGCTGAAGGCGAAGACGCCGGAGTTCCAGCAGCGCATCGCCGGCGGGGAAGCCCTGGACAAGATCCTTCCCGAAGCCTTCGCGGTCTGCCGCGAAGCCAGCCGTCGCGTGCTGGGCATGCGCCACTACGACGTGCAGCTGATCGGCGGCATGGTGCTGCACCTGGGCAAGATCGCCGAAATGCGCACCGGCGAAGGCAAGACGCTGGTCGCCACCCTGCCGACCTACCTCAATGCGCTGGAAGGCAAGGGCGTGCACGTCGTCACCGTGAACGACTACCTGGCCCGCCGCGACTCCGCCTGGATGGGCCGCCTGTACAACTGGCTGGGCCTGAGCGTGGGCGTCGTCTACCCCGGCATGCCGCACGGCGACAAGAGCGCCGCCTATGCCGCCGACATCACCTACGGCACCAACAACGAATTCGGCTTCGACTACCTGCGCGACAACATGGCGATGTCGCGCGCCGACCGCTTCCAGCGCGGCCTGCACTACGCCATCGTCGACGAAGTCGACTCCATCCTGATCGACGAGGCGCGTACCCCGCTGATCATTTCCGGCCCGGCCGACGAATCGCCCGAGCTGTACATCCGCGTCAACCGCATCGTCCCCCAGCTGATCAAGCAGGAGAACGAGGAAGCCGAGGGCGACTACTGGGTCGACGAAAAGGGCAAGCAGGTGCACCTGTCCGAAGCCGGCATGGAGCACGCCGAGGAACTGCTGCTGCAGGCCGGCATCATCAGCGAGGAAGAACCGCTGTACGGCGCCAACAACCTGTCGGTCGTGCACCACCTCAACGCCGCGCTGCGCGCGCACGCCATCTACCAGCGCGACGTGGACTACATCGTGCGCGATGGCGAAGTGGTCATCGTCGATGAGTTCACCGGCCGCACGCTGACCGGTCGCCGCTGGTCCGACGGCCTGCACCAGGCGGTCGAGGCGAAGGAAGGCGTACCGGTCCAGCGCGAGAACCAGACGCTGGCCAGCGTGACGTTCCAGAACCTGTTCCGCATGTACAGGAAGCTGTCCGGCATGACCGGCACGGCCGATACCGAAGCCTTCGAGTTCCAGAGCATCTATGGCCTGGAAGTCATCGTCATCCCGACCAACCGCCCGACCGTGCGCAAGGATTCGCCCGACCAGGTGTTCCTCAACCGCCAGGGCAAGTTCAAGGCGGTGCTGGCCGACATCCAGGACTGCTACCAGCGCGGCCAGCCGGTGCTGGTGGGCACCACGTCCATCGAGACGTCGGAAATGCTGTCCGAGTTCCTCACCAAGGCCGGCGTGCCGCACGAAGTGCTCAACGCCAAGCAGCACGAGCGCGAAGCGCACATCGTGGCGCAGGCCGGTCGTCCGGGCGCGATCACCATCGCCACCAACATGGCGGGCCGCGGTACCGACATCGTGCTGGGCGGTTCGCTGGAAGCCGAATACGAGACGCTGCCGGAAGACGCCAGCGACGCCGACCGCGCCGCGGTGAAGGCCGAATGGCAGAAGCGCCACGACGAAGTGAAGGCCGCCGGTGGCCTGCACATCGTCGGCACCGAACGCCACGAATCGCGCCGCATCGACAACCAGCTGCGTGGCCGTTCCGGCCGCCAGGGCGATCCGGGTTCGTCCCGCTTCTACCTGTCGCTGGAAGACAACCTGATGCGCATCTTCGCCTCGGACTGGGTCCAGAAGGCGATGAAGCTGATCGGCATGAAGGAAGACGACGTCATCGAGGACAAGCTGGTCAGCCGCCAGATCGAGAAGGCGCAGCGCAAGGTGGAAGCGCACAACTTCGACATCCGCAAGAACCTGCTCGACTTCGACGACGTCAACAACGACCAGCGCAAGGTGATCTACGCGCAGCGCGACGAATTGCTCGACGCCGATTCGGTGAAGGACAACATCGACGGCATCCGCGGCGACGTGGTAGCCGAAACGGTGGCGCGCTTCGTGCCGCTGAACTCGGTGGACGAACAGTGGGACCTGCAGGGTCTGGAGCGCGAACTCGGCGAGGAAATGGGCGTGGAGCTGCCCGTGAGCCGCTGGCGCGAGGACGCCGAGGAGCTCGATGCCGAGACCATCGAGCGTCGCGTGCAGGAAGCGATGGACAAGCACTTCGCCGACAAGGAAGCGGTGATCGGCGACGAGACCATGCGGGCGCTTGAAAAGCACATCATGCTGACGGTGCTGGACAAGAACTGGAAGGAACACCTGGCGCGCATGGACTATCTGCGCCAGGGCATCCACCTGCGCGGCTACGCGCAGAAGCAGCCGAAGCAGGAGTACAAGAAGGAAGCCTTCGAACTGTTCTCCGGCATGCTGGAACGGGTGAAGAGCGAAGTGGTGACCCTGCTGTCGCGCGTCCGCATCCGCAGCGAGGAGGAAGTCGCCGCGCTGGAAGCGCAGGAGCGCGCCATGGCCGAGGCGCAGGCCCGGCAGATGCAGTTCCAGCACCAGGATGCCGGCGGCTACAGCGCCGACGAGGAAGCCGAGCAGGCCCGGCAGCTGGCTGCGGCGCAGGGCGGCTACGTGCAGTCGGGCCCGATGCCGGCACACCGCGACGCTCCCAAGGTCGGCCGCAACGATCCGTGCCCCTGCGGCAGCGGCAAGAAGTACAAGCACTGCCACGGCCAGCTCGGCTGA
- a CDS encoding M23 family metallopeptidase, which produces MSFKTIVNNTRTWWAHASAHGAYRIRLAFHARPLASAAVLVAAGLLVGVGGRSALGMAQVSMLQAKAEQRDTELEQVRRGAQQEINAMAARLGELQAQANRLNALGERLTRVGQLQDGEFDFNEPVGVGGNDVSYDMKPADLTAGVDKLEQQFAASGRQLSVLEALLFNRELDRNATPGRMPIANSYITSGFGGRADPFGGGGQNHKGIDFKARVGDPVLSVADGVVSFAGVKGGYGNVIDVDHGNGYVTRYAHNSRLSVRAGDLVRVGQEVAKAGSTGRSTGAHVHFEVWENGRVVNPRKFLGEGPTPVGQIKRG; this is translated from the coding sequence ATGAGCTTTAAAACCATCGTCAACAATACGCGTACCTGGTGGGCCCATGCATCGGCCCATGGTGCCTATCGAATCCGCCTCGCGTTCCATGCCCGGCCGCTCGCCAGCGCTGCGGTGCTTGTCGCTGCCGGCCTGCTGGTCGGCGTGGGGGGGCGCAGCGCCCTCGGCATGGCGCAGGTCTCGATGCTGCAGGCCAAGGCCGAGCAGCGCGACACCGAGCTTGAGCAGGTCCGCCGTGGTGCCCAGCAGGAAATCAACGCCATGGCCGCGCGTCTCGGCGAACTGCAGGCACAGGCGAACCGCCTGAACGCACTCGGTGAGCGCCTCACCCGCGTGGGCCAGCTGCAGGACGGCGAGTTCGACTTCAACGAGCCGGTCGGCGTGGGCGGCAACGACGTGTCCTACGACATGAAGCCGGCCGACCTGACCGCGGGCGTGGACAAGCTGGAGCAGCAGTTCGCCGCCTCCGGGCGCCAGCTGTCCGTGTTGGAAGCGCTGCTGTTCAACCGCGAACTGGACAGGAACGCCACCCCGGGCCGCATGCCGATCGCCAACAGCTACATCACGTCCGGCTTCGGCGGTCGTGCCGATCCGTTCGGCGGCGGCGGCCAGAACCACAAGGGCATCGACTTCAAGGCGCGCGTGGGCGATCCGGTGTTGTCGGTGGCCGACGGCGTGGTCAGCTTCGCCGGCGTGAAGGGCGGCTACGGCAACGTCATCGACGTCGATCACGGCAATGGCTACGTGACCCGCTATGCGCACAACTCGCGTCTCAGCGTGCGGGCCGGCGACCTGGTGCGCGTGGGCCAGGAAGTGGCCAAGGCCGGCTCGACCGGTCGCTCCACGGGCGCGCACGTGCATTTCGAAGTGTGGGAGAACGGACGCGTGGTCAATCCGCGCAAGTTCCTGGGCGAAGGCCCGACGCCGGTAGGGCAGATCAAGCGCGGGTAA
- a CDS encoding DUF721 domain-containing protein, with the protein MSDSKSKPRRTGTAQPALQAALTDAATDPVRRAMWLDALEQQLRPCLPPALAPHCRLANVAGKRLVFIVDSPVWHARLRLAAPELINAAQSIGLTVTEVTAKTSLAPLHPVEPAQDPVVPVSEASRKGLQAALDLLSTPDSAGAPTPGGGHRGRRKM; encoded by the coding sequence ATGTCTGATTCGAAGTCCAAGCCGCGCCGTACCGGCACCGCGCAACCTGCCCTGCAGGCTGCCCTGACGGATGCCGCTACCGACCCGGTGCGTCGTGCCATGTGGCTCGACGCCTTGGAACAGCAGCTTCGCCCCTGCCTGCCGCCTGCCTTGGCGCCGCATTGCCGGTTGGCGAACGTGGCAGGCAAGCGGCTCGTTTTTATCGTCGATTCCCCGGTATGGCATGCCAGGCTTCGCCTCGCCGCACCCGAACTGATCAACGCGGCCCAATCCATCGGACTGACGGTCACCGAAGTCACCGCCAAGACGAGCCTCGCGCCGCTCCATCCCGTGGAGCCTGCGCAAGATCCGGTCGTACCTGTGTCGGAGGCCTCCCGCAAAGGGCTGCAAGCGGCCCTCGACCTCCTGTCCACCCCGGACTCCGCGGGTGCTCCCACCCCGGGGGGTGGTCATCGTGGGAGGCGAAAAATGTGA
- the lpxC gene encoding UDP-3-O-acyl-N-acetylglucosamine deacetylase, translating into MAQQRTLKNVIRATGVGLHSGEKVYMTLRPAPVNTGIVFRRVDLEPVVEIPASAGLVTETTLCTGLTCEGAKVQTVEHLMSAMAGLGVDNAYVELSSAELPIMDGSAGPFVFLIQSAGITEQDAPKRFIRITRPIEVTEGDKVARFEPYDGFKLGFTVKFDHPMIPTSQSRAEVDFSTGAYIKEVARARTFGFMRDLEYMRERNLGLGGSMDNAIVLDEFRVLNEDGLRYTDEFVRHKILDAIGDLYLAGRPILGAYEGFKSGHALNNKLVRALLAETTAWEEVTFEDRAMPSPVVYATPALAI; encoded by the coding sequence ATGGCCCAGCAACGCACCCTCAAGAACGTGATCCGCGCGACGGGCGTGGGGCTGCACAGTGGCGAAAAGGTCTACATGACCCTGCGCCCGGCCCCCGTGAACACCGGTATCGTGTTCCGGCGCGTCGACCTGGAGCCGGTGGTGGAGATTCCCGCCAGTGCGGGCCTCGTCACCGAGACCACGCTGTGCACCGGGCTGACCTGCGAAGGCGCCAAGGTGCAGACCGTCGAACACCTGATGTCGGCGATGGCCGGCCTCGGAGTAGACAATGCCTACGTGGAACTGTCCTCCGCGGAACTGCCGATCATGGACGGCTCCGCAGGCCCGTTCGTGTTCCTGATCCAGTCCGCCGGCATCACCGAGCAGGATGCGCCCAAGCGTTTCATCCGCATCACGCGTCCCATCGAAGTGACCGAGGGCGACAAGGTGGCGCGCTTCGAGCCCTATGACGGCTTCAAGCTGGGCTTCACGGTGAAGTTCGACCATCCGATGATCCCGACGTCGCAGTCGCGGGCCGAAGTGGACTTCTCCACGGGCGCCTACATCAAGGAGGTCGCCCGCGCACGCACGTTCGGTTTCATGCGCGACCTGGAATACATGCGCGAGCGCAACCTCGGCCTGGGTGGTTCGATGGACAACGCCATCGTGCTGGACGAGTTCCGGGTGTTGAACGAGGACGGCCTGCGCTACACGGATGAATTCGTCCGCCACAAGATCCTGGACGCCATCGGCGACCTGTACCTCGCCGGACGCCCGATCCTGGGGGCGTACGAAGGCTTCAAATCGGGCCATGCCCTGAACAACAAGCTGGTCCGCGCCCTGCTGGCCGAGACCACTGCCTGGGAAGAAGTGACGTTCGAGGACCGCGCCATGCCGTCCCCGGTCGTCTACGCAACGCCTGCCCTGGCGATCTGA
- the ftsZ gene encoding cell division protein FtsZ, producing the protein MAHFELVEKMAPNAVIKVVGVGGGGGNAVAHMVNGSVDGVEFITANTDSQAIKNCGAKLQLQLGSNVTKGLGAGANPEVGRQAALEDRERIIDALDGADMVFITAGMGGGTGTGAAPVVAQLAKEMGILTVAVVTKPFPFEGRRRMQVALKGIEELSHHCDSLITIPNEKLITVLGRNATMIQAFRAANDVLLGAVQGIADLIVRPGLINVDFADVRTVMSEMGLAMMGTGSARGDDRAQAAAEAAIQNPLLDDVNLNGANGILVNITAGPDFTMAEFDEVGRTIEGFASEDATVVVGTVLDPDMQDEVRVTVVATGLNRNAARQPVGRGGDLREPMRAPIKLVRDATTGMPIDDGFAVDPISAATSGMGLRRGSAAPASSAPASAPIAADLPPDYLDIPAFLRRQAD; encoded by the coding sequence ATGGCACATTTCGAACTGGTTGAAAAGATGGCCCCGAATGCGGTGATCAAGGTGGTTGGCGTGGGCGGCGGCGGTGGCAACGCCGTGGCGCACATGGTCAACGGCAGCGTGGATGGCGTGGAGTTCATCACCGCCAACACCGATTCGCAGGCGATCAAGAACTGCGGCGCCAAGCTGCAGCTGCAGTTGGGCAGCAACGTCACCAAGGGCCTGGGCGCGGGCGCGAATCCGGAAGTCGGCCGCCAGGCCGCGCTGGAAGACCGCGAGCGCATCATCGACGCCCTCGACGGCGCCGACATGGTGTTCATCACCGCCGGCATGGGCGGCGGCACCGGCACCGGCGCCGCGCCGGTCGTGGCGCAGCTGGCCAAGGAGATGGGCATCCTGACGGTGGCCGTGGTCACCAAGCCGTTCCCGTTCGAAGGCCGTCGTCGCATGCAGGTCGCGCTGAAGGGCATCGAGGAACTGAGCCACCACTGCGACTCGCTGATCACCATCCCGAACGAAAAGCTGATCACCGTGCTGGGCCGTAACGCCACGATGATCCAGGCGTTCCGCGCCGCCAACGACGTGCTGCTGGGCGCCGTGCAGGGCATCGCCGACCTGATCGTCCGCCCCGGCCTGATCAACGTCGACTTCGCCGACGTGCGCACCGTGATGAGCGAGATGGGCCTGGCCATGATGGGCACCGGTTCGGCACGCGGCGACGATCGCGCGCAGGCCGCCGCCGAGGCCGCCATCCAGAACCCGCTGCTGGACGACGTCAACCTCAACGGCGCCAACGGCATCCTGGTCAACATCACCGCCGGCCCGGACTTCACCATGGCCGAGTTCGACGAAGTGGGCCGCACCATCGAAGGCTTCGCGTCGGAAGACGCGACCGTGGTCGTCGGCACCGTGCTGGACCCGGACATGCAGGACGAAGTGCGCGTGACCGTGGTGGCGACCGGCCTGAACCGCAACGCCGCCCGCCAGCCGGTCGGCCGTGGCGGCGACCTGCGCGAGCCGATGCGCGCGCCGATCAAGCTGGTCCGCGACGCCACCACCGGCATGCCGATCGACGACGGCTTCGCCGTGGACCCGATCAGCGCCGCCACCAGCGGCATGGGTCTGCGTCGTGGTTCGGCCGCACCGGCATCGTCCGCACCGGCTTCGGCCCCGATCGCGGCCGACCTGCCGCCGGACTACCTGGACATCCCGGCGTTCCTGCGCCGCCAGGCGGACTGA